One Weissella ceti DNA window includes the following coding sequences:
- the rnz gene encoding ribonuclease Z, with translation MQIEFLGTGAGVPARYRNVTSIALRLLDELNSVWLFDAGEGTQIQMLSSTIRPRKVDKIFVTHLHGDHIFGLPGLLASRSFQGGEDLLTIYGPRGTRQFIETSLRLSQTHLTYPLNFVEIPSEGGVVLEEAGFKVTALPLDHKILSFGYRVEEADSAGELQVEKLRELGIPSGPVYGRLKRGEIVTLEDGTEVNGADFIGPDKKGRIVTILGDTRKTPNAQVLAEGSDVLVHESTYGKGEGKQARNHYHSTSMQAAEVAGNAKVGRLFLTHISARYAGKSASELAYQARSVFKNTRVVNDFDVYEIPTGKQSNTQPIKLDQTELGDEDD, from the coding sequence ATGCAAATTGAATTTTTAGGAACCGGTGCGGGTGTACCGGCACGTTATCGAAATGTGACAAGTATCGCATTGCGTTTATTAGATGAATTAAATTCTGTCTGGTTATTTGACGCCGGTGAAGGAACACAAATTCAAATGTTATCTTCAACCATTCGTCCGCGTAAGGTGGATAAAATTTTTGTGACCCATCTCCATGGTGACCATATTTTTGGTTTACCAGGTTTGTTGGCATCTCGTTCGTTCCAAGGTGGCGAAGATTTGTTAACGATTTATGGACCGCGTGGAACGCGTCAATTCATTGAGACCAGCCTACGCTTGTCACAAACCCACTTAACATATCCCCTAAATTTTGTGGAGATTCCCAGTGAAGGTGGCGTTGTATTAGAAGAAGCTGGTTTCAAAGTTACTGCTTTGCCACTAGACCACAAGATTCTATCATTTGGATACCGTGTTGAAGAAGCGGATAGTGCTGGTGAGTTACAGGTTGAAAAGTTACGTGAACTAGGGATTCCATCTGGACCAGTCTATGGACGTTTGAAGCGTGGAGAAATCGTCACACTTGAAGATGGGACTGAAGTGAACGGGGCCGATTTCATCGGACCAGATAAGAAGGGCCGTATTGTTACAATTCTTGGTGATACACGTAAGACACCAAATGCCCAAGTCTTGGCTGAAGGATCGGATGTGTTAGTCCATGAATCAACTTATGGTAAGGGCGAGGGAAAACAAGCTCGTAATCACTATCATTCAACAAGTATGCAAGCTGCTGAAGTCGCAGGTAACGCTAAGGTTGGGCGCTTGTTCCTAACCCATATTTCAGCACGTTATGCCGGTAAGTCAGCCAGCGAATTGGCTTATCAAGCACGCAGCGTCTTTAAGAATACACGTGTTGTGAATGACTTTGATGTGTATGAAATTCCAACTGGAAAGCAAAGTAACACACAACCAATCAAACTAGATCAAACGGAGTTGGGAGACGAGGATGATTGA
- a CDS encoding DnaJ C-terminal domain-containing protein, with translation MNNNEYYDVLGVAKDASQDEIKKAYRKKSKQYHPDINHDAGAEEKYKEIQEAYETLGDEQKRAMYNQYGKAGANQGGFGGGQGGGFGGFGGFGDASDLGDIFEQMFGGGFSADPNRPRKGRDLQYRMNLSFEEAVFGKETTISFSRLNDLGQQEKKELKVTVPAGVENGQQMRLSGQGEAGSNGGPYGDLFVVFYVDASKDGFERDGSMIYSRVAVDYPTMVLGGEISVKTVHGDVKLKIPAGTETETNFRLRGKGASNMRGGQGDHIVKVYIDVPTKLNKAQKKALQAYQEAFGEGETMHGFFG, from the coding sequence ATGAATAATAATGAATATTATGACGTCCTAGGCGTAGCCAAAGATGCATCGCAAGATGAAATCAAGAAGGCTTACCGAAAGAAGTCAAAGCAATATCACCCCGACATCAACCATGACGCTGGTGCGGAAGAGAAGTATAAAGAAATCCAAGAAGCCTACGAAACACTAGGGGATGAGCAAAAGCGTGCCATGTATAACCAATATGGTAAGGCTGGTGCTAACCAAGGTGGCTTCGGTGGTGGTCAAGGCGGTGGCTTTGGAGGCTTCGGTGGTTTCGGTGATGCATCTGACTTGGGAGATATCTTCGAACAAATGTTCGGTGGTGGTTTCTCAGCAGATCCAAACCGTCCACGTAAGGGACGTGACTTGCAATACCGTATGAATCTTTCATTCGAAGAAGCGGTATTTGGTAAGGAAACGACCATTTCATTCTCTCGCTTGAACGACCTAGGTCAACAAGAAAAGAAGGAATTGAAGGTTACTGTGCCAGCTGGTGTTGAGAACGGACAACAAATGCGTTTGTCTGGTCAAGGTGAGGCTGGGAGTAACGGTGGTCCTTACGGTGATTTGTTTGTTGTCTTCTACGTCGATGCATCTAAGGATGGTTTCGAACGTGATGGTAGCATGATTTACTCACGTGTCGCAGTAGATTACCCAACGATGGTTTTGGGTGGTGAAATCTCTGTTAAGACGGTCCATGGAGATGTGAAGTTGAAGATTCCAGCTGGAACTGAAACAGAAACAAACTTCCGTCTACGTGGTAAGGGTGCTTCTAACATGCGTGGTGGCCAAGGTGACCACATCGTGAAGGTTTACATCGATGTGCCTACTAAGTTGAATAAGGCTCAAAAGAAGGCGTTGCAAGCTTACCAAGAAGCTTTTGGTGAAGGCGAAACAATGCACGGTTTCTTTGGCTAA
- the dnaK gene encoding molecular chaperone DnaK — MSKIIGIDLGTTNSAVAVMEGDAAKIITNPNGGRTTPSVVSFKNDEILVGDTAKRQAITNPDTIASIKSHMGEAGYKVSVAGKDYSPQEISALILQYLKGYAEDYLGEKVEKAVITVPAYFNDAQRQATKDAGKIAGLEVERIINEPTAAALAYGMENDEKDEKILVYDLGGGTFDVSILELGDGVFEVLSTNGDTHLGGDDFDQKIIDWIAEEFKKDNGVDLRDDKLALQRLKDAAETAKKTLSSSTEAQIDLPFITATDAGPLHVQLTLSRSQFNQMTADLVARAEAPVKNALKDAGLSMNDIDRVILNGGSTRIPAVQESVKKLTGKEPDHSINPDEAVALGAAVQGGVITGEVKDVVLLDVTPLSLGIETMGGVFTKLIDRNTTIPTSKSQTFSTAADNQPAVDIHVLQGERSMAADNKTLGQFQLTDIPAAPRGVPQIEVTFDIDRNGIVSVSAKDLGTNKEQKITIQSSGSLSEDEIERMMEDAKANEEADKKRKEEVDLRNEVDQLIFSTEKTLEEVGDKVAEDEKKTVSDAVEELKAAKEADNLDDMKTKKEALEKVAQEMAMKLYQQAAPEADAQQGAATDDGTVDGDFEDVSDNK, encoded by the coding sequence ATGTCAAAGATTATTGGTATTGATTTAGGAACTACAAACTCAGCCGTTGCCGTGATGGAAGGTGATGCTGCTAAGATTATTACAAACCCAAATGGTGGTCGTACAACACCATCTGTTGTGTCATTCAAGAATGATGAAATTCTAGTTGGGGACACTGCTAAGCGTCAAGCGATTACAAACCCAGACACAATTGCATCAATCAAGTCACACATGGGTGAAGCTGGTTACAAGGTTTCTGTTGCTGGTAAGGACTACTCACCACAAGAAATCTCAGCTTTGATTTTGCAATACCTAAAGGGTTACGCAGAAGACTACTTGGGTGAAAAGGTAGAAAAGGCTGTTATTACAGTACCTGCTTACTTTAACGACGCCCAACGTCAAGCAACTAAGGACGCTGGTAAGATTGCCGGTCTTGAAGTTGAACGTATCATCAACGAACCAACAGCCGCTGCCTTGGCATACGGTATGGAAAACGATGAAAAGGACGAAAAGATCCTAGTTTACGATTTGGGTGGTGGAACATTTGACGTTTCTATCCTTGAATTGGGAGACGGTGTCTTCGAAGTATTGTCAACTAACGGTGACACTCACCTTGGTGGTGACGACTTTGACCAAAAGATCATCGATTGGATTGCTGAAGAATTCAAGAAGGATAACGGTGTAGACTTGCGCGACGATAAGTTGGCCCTACAACGTTTGAAGGATGCTGCTGAAACTGCTAAGAAGACTTTGTCATCATCAACTGAAGCACAAATCGACTTGCCATTTATTACAGCAACTGATGCTGGTCCATTGCACGTTCAATTGACTTTGTCACGTAGCCAATTCAACCAAATGACTGCTGACTTGGTTGCGCGTGCCGAAGCACCTGTTAAGAATGCTTTGAAGGACGCTGGATTGTCAATGAACGACATCGACCGTGTTATCTTGAACGGTGGATCAACTCGTATCCCTGCAGTTCAAGAATCAGTTAAGAAGTTGACTGGTAAGGAACCTGATCACTCAATCAACCCTGACGAAGCTGTTGCCCTTGGTGCAGCCGTACAAGGTGGAGTTATCACTGGTGAAGTTAAGGACGTTGTTTTGCTTGACGTTACACCATTGTCACTTGGTATTGAAACAATGGGTGGGGTCTTCACTAAGTTGATCGACCGTAACACAACTATTCCAACATCAAAGTCACAAACATTCTCAACAGCCGCTGACAACCAACCAGCCGTAGACATCCACGTGCTACAAGGTGAACGTTCAATGGCCGCTGATAACAAGACTTTGGGACAATTCCAATTGACTGACATTCCTGCTGCACCACGTGGTGTGCCACAAATCGAAGTTACTTTCGACATTGACCGTAACGGAATCGTTTCTGTTTCAGCTAAGGATCTTGGAACTAACAAGGAACAAAAGATTACTATCCAAAGCTCAGGTTCATTGTCAGAAGATGAAATCGAACGCATGATGGAAGATGCTAAGGCCAACGAAGAAGCCGACAAGAAGCGTAAGGAAGAAGTTGACTTGCGTAACGAAGTTGACCAATTGATCTTTAGCACTGAAAAGACTCTTGAAGAAGTCGGTGATAAGGTTGCCGAAGACGAAAAGAAGACTGTTTCAGATGCCGTTGAAGAATTGAAGGCTGCTAAGGAAGCTGACAACTTGGACGACATGAAGACTAAGAAGGAAGCTTTGGAAAAGGTTGCCCAAGAAATGGCAATGAAGCTTTACCAACAAGCAGCGCCTGAAGCTGATGCACAACAAGGTGCAGCAACTGATGACGGAACTGTTGATGGTGACTTTGAAGACGTATCAGATAACAAGTAA
- the grpE gene encoding nucleotide exchange factor GrpE gives MTEQQHENVEEVEVADSTVEEVAEAETLENAEAVEEAVDEIAELKAQLADAEEKLLRNQAEAQNMKARLAKEQAQSLKYANQKLATDILPALDNLERALQVETNDEAAQQIKTGVDMVLKTLVDTMAAHEIVAVGEVGGEFDPNQHQAIQSVPADDDHPADTIAQVMQKGYVLKDRVIRPAMVAVYS, from the coding sequence ATGACTGAACAACAACATGAAAACGTTGAAGAAGTTGAAGTAGCAGATTCGACAGTAGAAGAAGTTGCTGAAGCTGAAACATTGGAAAATGCAGAAGCGGTCGAAGAAGCAGTTGATGAAATTGCTGAATTGAAGGCGCAACTAGCTGATGCTGAAGAAAAGCTCCTGCGTAATCAAGCGGAAGCACAAAACATGAAGGCGCGTTTGGCAAAAGAACAAGCCCAATCATTGAAGTATGCTAATCAAAAGCTAGCGACAGATATCTTGCCTGCCTTAGATAATTTGGAACGTGCGCTTCAAGTTGAAACAAACGACGAAGCAGCCCAACAAATTAAGACGGGGGTGGATATGGTATTGAAGACTTTGGTTGATACAATGGCTGCCCATGAAATTGTGGCTGTTGGTGAAGTTGGTGGTGAATTTGATCCGAACCAACACCAAGCAATTCAATCTGTACCTGCTGATGATGATCACCCAGCTGATACAATTGCCCAAGTTATGCAAAAGGGTTACGTATTGAAGGATCGTGTGATTCGTCCAGCCATGGTAGCTGTTTACAGCTAA